The following is a genomic window from Paenibacillus sp. FSL R5-0766.
AACGTATGCAGCGTATGAGTCTTACCAATGATCGTTTGCTCGCGAAATACGGCAAAAAGTTGGGATATGCTGTTTTTGCGGCTAGGGCACCGTTGGAGGTAAAAAACGAAAAATAGGAAAAAGACAACTCACACAATCGTGTGGGTTGCCTTTGTTTTGTTCTGACAGTACGTACTACAGCATATCGTTGTCGATAATCCGCCAGTGGTGTTTGAGCAGGGCTTCCAGTTGGTTCTTATCTTTGGCTCGAAAAGCACTTAAAATTTGCCGGTGCTCTTCATTAACTTCGAGCAGTACCTCAGATAGCTTTGGTTTATTATCACTAACATACGACTGCCGGATGAAACTGTTCTTCAATGTGTTTAACATCTCAATGACTGTGGCGTTACCACATCGCTGAATGTACAGATTATGGAACTGATATTGGTTCTTGTTGTAAGCAGCAAGATCAAGCTGGCTGATATCTTCGTCCATTCGAACAACCAGAGTTTCCATCTCCAGTAGTTCGGATGGTCTGAGATGGTCTGCTGCAAGTGTGGCAGCAAGTGCCTCCAGCACACCGATCGCTTGGGAGAACTCCAGTTTTTTGCCTGCATCAAAAGGAGTGACAATAAATCCCCTGCGTGGGATGTATTGCAGCAGATTGTCTGAAGCCAGCTGGAAAAGCGCCTCCCGAGTAGGCGTGCGACTGATGTCCAGCTTTTTGCATATTTCTGCCTCGTTGATCTTCTGGTTGGGAAGTAACGTCCCGTCTTGAATCTTCTGGGCAATGTAATCATATACGTGATCTTTCAAGGACCGGTATTTGGGTACCTCCATACCGAATCCTCCTTTCTATGTATAGTGAATAAATAGATGGGTGTGAGGCCGTACTGTACGCGCCGTTCAGGAGTTTCAAGTTTTTATCATCTTAACACCGAGGGGGAAGTTGGGCAAGCAAACTTCATGTTTCAGCCGATGTAAATGCCGTGTTATATATAGCACATTTTATGGAATTAAAGCGTATAAATGTTTAAATAATGATTGTGATAAACCAGAATGTTTGTTAGTATTACTTACATATAAGTCCATATATTGTCTTGTGTATATTGTATACAAATCATTATGTTTCTCATTCAAAAAAGAATAGGGGTATGATGTGTGAAAAAAGTGCTGTTGCCAATGATGCTGTTGTTAGTGGTTGTGATCATGTCCGCATGTGGGCAGGAAAAAACGACAGGAACCGGATCGGAGCCAGATTCATCCTCGGGAAATAGCTCGACAGAAAAGGAAGTCATTGTACTTGGAACCAGTGCAGACTATGCACCCTATGAATTTCATAAGAAAATCGATGGTAAAGATACCATTGTAGGTTTTGACATCGAGATTGCCAAAGCAATTGCGGCTGATCTGGGAGCCGAGCTGAAGATTGAGGACATGGACTTTGATGGCCTTCTTATGGCCCTTGGTACAGATAAGGTTGATTTTGTAATATCAGGCTTAACCCCTACCGAAGAAAGAAAGAAGAATGTTGATTTTACGGATATCTACTATTATGCAGAGCAGGCTGTACTTGTTAGAGGAGGGGAAGGTTCGGAATTAAAGTCCATAGATGATCTATCAGGCAAGCAGGTTGGTGTGCAAAAGAGTTCCATTCAGGAAGGGATTGCTCAGGAAATAGAGGGAGCAAAGCTCACTTCTCTGGCCAAAATACCTGAACTGATTCTGGAGTTGCAGACAGGACGTGTAGACGCACTCATCCTGGAGAAGCCGGTGGCTGAACAGTATGTGAAGAACCAAGAGGGGCTTGTTGTTGCAGGTGTGGAGATTAAACAGTCTGAAGACGAGGGTGGTTCGGCCATCGCGGTGAAGAAAGGTAATCAGAAGCTGCTGGATCAGATCAACACTACATTGGAAAAGCTCAAAACGAACGGAGATATTGAACGGTTCGTCGTTGAAGCGAATGAGATGCTCGGCGAATAAACCGGACGAGTGAGGGATATGCCGTGAATTTAGATTTTTCCTTTCTATTAGAACATTGGCAGGACTATGCACGAAGTGCGTGGGTTACGCTTGAACTTTCCTTCTTCGGTGTATTGTTTGGTACGTTACTTGGTGTGATCATGGCATTAATGCGATTATCCCGAATATGGCCAATTAAATTTGTGGCATCGGCGTATATTGAACTCATTCGAGGAACACCGATGCTCGTACAGATTCTTATTATTCATTATGGTCTGACGGTTGTAGGTGTGAACTTGCCGGCATTTATGTCAGGGGTGGTGGCTCTGACGATGAATAGCTCGGCTTATATGGCGGAGGTGTTCAGGGCCGGGATTCAAGCGATTGATAAAGGACAGACCGAGGCTTCGCGCTCCCTTGGTATGACACATGGTATGACACTTCGCTATATTATACTGCCTCAGGCTTTTCGTAACATGCTTCCAGCTATCGGCAATGAATTCATTATTATCATTAAAGATTCTTCGCTTGTCTCCATGATCGGCATAGCCGAGATTATATACACGGCCAGAACGATTCAGGGTGTTACGTTCCAGCCGCTTGCTCCGCTGCTTGTTGCCGCCGGCCTCTACTTTATCATCACATTTACACTGGCTAATTTACTCTCTTGGTTGGAACGTAGACTGTCTACTTCTCGCTAACTATTGATAAAGGATTGGATTCGAGAAAGGCTTGGAGTAGGCTGGAGTGGAAAAAGAGAGATGTAGTCGTAAATGGGGATAGCATCGCATACATTGTTATTGTATTTTGTATACAATATTTTGGAAAGGTGTTGGGTGTGTATGTCAGATTCCAAAATGTTAATTGATTGGTCGGAGCGTTATGCTGCACCTAATTATCATCCGCTCCCTATTGTTATTGAACAGGCGGAAGGGGTATGGGTGGAAGACCCTGAAGGCCGCCGTTATATGGATATGTTAAGTGCATACTCTGCATTGAATCATGGTCATAGACATCCTGTGATCATACAGGCGCTTAAGGATCAGGCAGATCAGGTTACGCTGACATCACGGGCATTCCACAGCAGCTCAGCTTCTCTTTTTTATCAGAAACTCTCACAATTCACGGGGAAATCGAAGATTCTCGCCATGAATACAGGAGCGGAAGCGGTGGAGACAGCGGTGAAGGCGGTACGCAGATGGGCTTATCGTTGCAAAGGTGTACCGGAAAATCAAGCCGAGATTATCGTATGCTCTGGTAACTTTCACGGAAGAACTCTGACGGTTACGTCCTTTTCTTCTTCAGCGGAGTATAAAAAAGATTTTGGACCGTTCACACCTGGATTCCGGATTATTCCCTATGGAGATATTGAAGCGCTGAAAAAGGCCATTACGCCAAATACGGCTGGTTTTCTTGTAGAGCCTATTCAGGGCGAAGCTGGAATCGTTATCCCGCCTGCTGGATATTTGGCTGAAGCTTTTGCTCTGTGTAAGAGCCAGCAGGTTTTGACTGTATCTGATGAGATCCAGACCGGATTTGGAAGAACAGGTCGCCGTTTTGCCTCCGACTGGGAAGGGGTTGAACCAGACATCTGGATTATGGGCAAAGCGCTGGGGGGAGGAGTCATGCCCATCTCGGCTATCGCTGCTGATGCGGAGATACTTGATTTGTTTGAGCCGGGGTCTCATGGTTCTACGTTTGGGGGTAACCCACTCGCTTGCGCCGTGGCTATAGCAGCTCTTAAAGTTCTTGAAGATGAGAAGCTTGCCGAGCGATCGGAGCGTCTGGGGAACTATTTTATGAAAAGACTTCGAGATATTCGTAGTTCAGCCATACGGGATATTCGGGGGAAAGGCTTATTTATAGGTGTTGAATTGCATGAGCCAGCCCGTCCTTATTGTGAGCGTTTGATGTCTACTGGACTGCTGTGTAAAGAAACCCATGAGACAACCATTCGATTTGCTCCACCACTGACAATTAAAGAGTCTGAGATTGACTGGGCACTGGAGAGAATTGAGCAGGTATTGATCATCAATGAGGGAGCTGACCTACATGAAAAATGAAGATGATATCCATGGTGGAATAATTAAGACTTCTATTGATACAAGTCAAACATCTGTACGGCGTATTGCTATCATTAAGGTTCCTTTTGGACTCGGTGGAGCGAGAGGTGGAGCGGAGTTGGGGCCGGATGAATTGATTACAGCTGGACTGAAGCGGGAGATTGCGAGTCTTGGGCTAGTGCTCTCCAAAGAAGTGCGGGTAGATTGTCCTTCTGAAGCTGCTGCCCCTACTGAGCGGAATCGTGTAAAACACTTAAATGAGGTACGTCAGGTCAGTGAGAAGGTGTGTAGTGAAGTATCATGTGCAGTAGAGGAGGGAGCTTTTCCACTTGTGCTTGGGGGAGATCATAGTGTAGCGATTGGTACTTTTGCCGGGCTAACAGCGCACTATTCGAATTTGGGTGTGATCTGGTTTGATGCGCATGCAGACTTGAATACGGAAGAACGCAGCTTGACCGGTAATATGCATGGGATGAGTGTGGCTGCATCCTTGGGGCATACTGCATTCAATCTGTCACACATTGCTGGAGCAGGCGCGTTTATTGATCCGTCCAACTTGGTCTATATTGGTCTGCGTGATCTGGATGAGTATGAGAGAGAGCAGATTAAGGGACTGGGAATTCGAGCATTTACGATGCATGATATTGACCGGATGGGAATACAGCAAGTTATTGAGCAGGCAATAGCTATAGCTGGGAAAGGGACAGATGGTATTCATGTCAGCTTTGACCTGGATTGTCTGGATCCACGTGAAGCTCCGGGTGTAGGCACACCAGTACCGGGTGGTTTGAATTACCGAGAAGCACATTATGCATTGGAGATGCTTGCTTCCACAAATCAAGTTACGTCCATGGAACTGGTTGAGGTGAATCCGTTGTTGGATCGCAATAGACACACGGCACGACTTGGTGTGGAACTGATTGCTTCGTTACTTGGTAAGCGCATATTGTAAGCACTGAGAAGTGAAGCGGAGTGTGTAAGCTGTGCCTGAGGAATGTACTTTATTTATTATAGAAGGAAAGAAAAATGTGATCTCTGAAAACCGGGGCTAGTACACAATCAATTGTTCACTGCAATCGCAGTGGAAGTGGCTTCCCTGGTTATGTTTAATGGATAAGTATATTAGAAGTGCCGTAATGAGGATGCTGAGAGTTATTTCTATAGTACAGGAGCGTCAGATTACATATCGTGCTGATGATGTGGGGTGATTATCATTTTTGAAAAAAGACTTGCAATTGAAATCTGTACATGATATATTCTAATTCCGGCCAAGAAAACACGGTTTACACGGTGCGGCAAGCAAATGAAATAAGCTTCGAAAGAAACTTAAAAAAGAGCTTGCAAAGTTGGTTCGGACATGATATTATATAAGAGTTGCTGAAGAGAACAACATTCGGTAACGAAACAAGTTTGATCTTTGAAAACTGAACAACGAGTGAGTGAACATTCTGCTTGCAGA
Proteins encoded in this region:
- a CDS encoding GntR family transcriptional regulator; translation: MEVPKYRSLKDHVYDYIAQKIQDGTLLPNQKINEAEICKKLDISRTPTREALFQLASDNLLQYIPRRGFIVTPFDAGKKLEFSQAIGVLEALAATLAADHLRPSELLEMETLVVRMDEDISQLDLAAYNKNQYQFHNLYIQRCGNATVIEMLNTLKNSFIRQSYVSDNKPKLSEVLLEVNEEHRQILSAFRAKDKNQLEALLKHHWRIIDNDML
- a CDS encoding transporter substrate-binding domain-containing protein — translated: MKKVLLPMMLLLVVVIMSACGQEKTTGTGSEPDSSSGNSSTEKEVIVLGTSADYAPYEFHKKIDGKDTIVGFDIEIAKAIAADLGAELKIEDMDFDGLLMALGTDKVDFVISGLTPTEERKKNVDFTDIYYYAEQAVLVRGGEGSELKSIDDLSGKQVGVQKSSIQEGIAQEIEGAKLTSLAKIPELILELQTGRVDALILEKPVAEQYVKNQEGLVVAGVEIKQSEDEGGSAIAVKKGNQKLLDQINTTLEKLKTNGDIERFVVEANEMLGE
- a CDS encoding amino acid ABC transporter permease; translated protein: MNLDFSFLLEHWQDYARSAWVTLELSFFGVLFGTLLGVIMALMRLSRIWPIKFVASAYIELIRGTPMLVQILIIHYGLTVVGVNLPAFMSGVVALTMNSSAYMAEVFRAGIQAIDKGQTEASRSLGMTHGMTLRYIILPQAFRNMLPAIGNEFIIIIKDSSLVSMIGIAEIIYTARTIQGVTFQPLAPLLVAAGLYFIITFTLANLLSWLERRLSTSR
- a CDS encoding ornithine--oxo-acid transaminase; its protein translation is MSDSKMLIDWSERYAAPNYHPLPIVIEQAEGVWVEDPEGRRYMDMLSAYSALNHGHRHPVIIQALKDQADQVTLTSRAFHSSSASLFYQKLSQFTGKSKILAMNTGAEAVETAVKAVRRWAYRCKGVPENQAEIIVCSGNFHGRTLTVTSFSSSAEYKKDFGPFTPGFRIIPYGDIEALKKAITPNTAGFLVEPIQGEAGIVIPPAGYLAEAFALCKSQQVLTVSDEIQTGFGRTGRRFASDWEGVEPDIWIMGKALGGGVMPISAIAADAEILDLFEPGSHGSTFGGNPLACAVAIAALKVLEDEKLAERSERLGNYFMKRLRDIRSSAIRDIRGKGLFIGVELHEPARPYCERLMSTGLLCKETHETTIRFAPPLTIKESEIDWALERIEQVLIINEGADLHEK
- the rocF gene encoding arginase translates to MKNEDDIHGGIIKTSIDTSQTSVRRIAIIKVPFGLGGARGGAELGPDELITAGLKREIASLGLVLSKEVRVDCPSEAAAPTERNRVKHLNEVRQVSEKVCSEVSCAVEEGAFPLVLGGDHSVAIGTFAGLTAHYSNLGVIWFDAHADLNTEERSLTGNMHGMSVAASLGHTAFNLSHIAGAGAFIDPSNLVYIGLRDLDEYEREQIKGLGIRAFTMHDIDRMGIQQVIEQAIAIAGKGTDGIHVSFDLDCLDPREAPGVGTPVPGGLNYREAHYALEMLASTNQVTSMELVEVNPLLDRNRHTARLGVELIASLLGKRIL